The following are from one region of the Salvia hispanica cultivar TCC Black 2014 chromosome 1, UniMelb_Shisp_WGS_1.0, whole genome shotgun sequence genome:
- the LOC125186655 gene encoding pyridine nucleotide-disulfide oxidoreductase domain-containing protein 2-like produces MWPRHHTTSISAQALINQKWDALVIGAGHNGLTAAAYLARSGLSVAVLERRHVIGGAAVTEELVPGFKFSRCSYLQSLLRPTVIKELELGRHGLKLLKRNPASFTPCVDGRYLLLGTDKTLNHSQISKFSKRDAEAYPRYERELENFCKFMDPLLDSSPPEKLQEAASFNFRMKDNLQKSVFWAQLMQRAVAMGNKELLDFMDLLLSPASKVLNNWFEADVLKATLATDAVIGTTGSVSTPGSGYVLLHHVMGETDGDRGIWSFVEGGMGSVSLAISRAAKEAGVTIMTETEVSKLIIDDSGRVSGVLLADGTELHSSVVLSNATPYRTFVEFLPQNVLPYEFLDAIKNADYSSATTKINLAVEKLPQFHCCKLNSPDAGPQHMGTIHIGAERMEEIESACLGF; encoded by the exons ATGTGGCCAAGGCACCATACCACTTCCATCTCCGCCCAAGCATTGATCAACCAAAAATGGGACGCTCTTGTAATCGGCGCCGGCCACAATGGACTCACCGCAGCCGCCTACCTCGCCCGCTCCGGTCTCTCTGTCGCCGTCCTTGAGCGCCGCCACGTCATCGGCGGCGCCGCCGTCACTGAGGAACTCGTTCCTGGCTTCAAGTTCTCTCGCTGCAGCTACCTCCAGAGCCTTCTCCGCCCCACCGTTATTAA GGAGCTGGAGTTAGGGAGGCATGGATTGAAGTTGCTGAAGAGGAATCCAGCGTCCTTCACTCCGTGTGTGGATGGGCGTTACCTTTTGCTGGGCACTGATAAGACGCTTAACCACTCTCAGATTTCTAAATTCTCCAAGCGTGATGCTGAGGCTTATCCCCG GTACGAGAGGGAACTAGAGAACTTCTGCAAATTCATGGATCCCCTTTTGGATTCATCTCCTCCGGAGAAACTACAAGAGGCTGCATCCTTTAATTTTCGTATGAAGGATAACCTACAGAAGTCAGTCTTTTGGGCTCAGTTGATGCAACGGGCAGTTGCCATGGGGAATAAGGAGCTTCT GGATTTTATGGATCTGTTGCTGTCTCCTGCATCAAAGGTCTTAAACAATTGGTTTGAG GCTGATGTCCTCAAGGCAACACTTGCAACTGATGCAGTTATAGGGACAACA GGATCTGTCAGTACACCAGGTAGTGGATATGTTCTGCTACACCATGTGATGGGAGAAACTGACGGCGATCGCGGCATTTGGTC GTTTGTTGAAGGTGGGATGGGTTCTGTGTCCTTGGCAATCTCAAGAGCTGCTAAAGAAGCTGGTGTTACCATAATGACAGAGACTGAA GtatcaaaattgataattgatGATTCCGGCAGAGTATCTGGA GTTTTACTTGCTGATGGTACAGAACTGCACTCTTCTGTTGTTTTATCAAATGCAACGCCATACAGGACATTTGTG GAATTTTTGCCACAAAATGTACTTCCTTATGAATTTCTTGACGCAATCAAGAACGCTGACTATAGCTCT GCGACCACCAAAATTAATCTGGCTGTTGAGAAGTTACCGCAGTTTCATTGCTGTAAATTGAACAGTCCAGATGCTGGCCCGCAGCATATGGGCACAATCCACATTGGTGCGGAGAG